Proteins encoded in a region of the Streptomyces sp. NBC_00310 genome:
- a CDS encoding ABC transporter permease, translated as MPEPQPEEPHVSGGGRAAEDGAIAATGLDGTMDLATTEGETLEKSLGEADHGDPSDKARSLWSDAWRDLRRNPVFIISALVILFLVVISLWPSLIASGNPLKCDLSKAQEGSQPGHPFGYDGQGCDVYTRTVYGARISIAVGVCATLGVALLGSVLGGLAGFFGGLSDSFLSRITDVFFAIPVVLGGLVLLSVVTSNSVWPVIGFMVLLGWPQISRIARGSVITAKQNDYVQAARALGASNSRMLLRHITPNAVAPVIVVATIALGTYIALEATLSYLGVGLKPPSVSWGIDISAASPYIRNAPHALLWPSGALAITVLAFIMLGDAVRDALDPKLR; from the coding sequence ATGCCTGAGCCGCAGCCCGAGGAGCCGCACGTATCGGGCGGCGGGCGCGCCGCGGAGGACGGGGCGATCGCCGCGACAGGGTTGGACGGCACCATGGACCTGGCCACCACCGAGGGGGAGACCCTGGAGAAGAGCCTCGGCGAAGCGGACCACGGGGACCCCTCCGACAAGGCCCGCAGCCTCTGGTCCGACGCCTGGCGCGATCTGCGCCGCAACCCCGTCTTCATCATCTCGGCGCTGGTGATCCTCTTCCTGGTCGTCATCTCCCTCTGGCCGTCGCTGATCGCCTCCGGCAACCCGCTCAAGTGCGACCTGTCCAAGGCCCAGGAGGGCTCGCAGCCCGGCCACCCCTTCGGCTACGACGGCCAGGGCTGCGACGTCTACACCCGTACCGTCTACGGGGCGCGGATCTCCATCGCCGTCGGCGTCTGCGCCACGCTCGGGGTCGCGCTCCTCGGATCGGTGCTCGGCGGGCTCGCCGGGTTCTTCGGCGGGTTGTCGGACTCGTTCCTGTCCCGGATCACCGACGTCTTCTTCGCGATCCCCGTGGTCCTCGGCGGCCTGGTGCTGCTGTCCGTGGTCACCAGCAACTCCGTCTGGCCGGTGATCGGCTTCATGGTGCTGCTGGGGTGGCCGCAGATCTCCCGCATCGCCCGAGGCTCCGTCATCACCGCCAAACAGAACGACTACGTCCAGGCGGCCCGCGCGCTCGGCGCCTCCAACTCCCGCATGCTGCTGCGCCACATCACCCCGAACGCCGTCGCCCCGGTCATCGTCGTGGCCACCATCGCCCTCGGCACGTACATCGCCCTGGAGGCGACCCTCTCCTACCTCGGCGTCGGCCTGAAACCGCCCAGCGTCTCCTGGGGCATCGACATCTCCGCCGCCTCCCCCTACATCCGCAACGCTCCCCACGCGCTGCTGTGGCCCTCCGGGGCCCTGGCGATCACTGTCCTGGCGTTCATCATGCTCGGCGACGCGGTGCGCGACGCCCTCGATCCGAAGCTGAGGTGA
- a CDS encoding ABC transporter ATP-binding protein codes for MLLEVRDLHVEFRTRDGIAKAVNGVDYGVDEGQTLAVLGESGSGKSVTAQAIMGILDMPPGRITGGEILFKGQDLLKLKEEERRKVRGAEMAMIFQDALSSLNPVLSVGDQLGEMFVVHRGMTKKDARAKAVELMDRVRIPAAGERVRDYPHQFSGGMRQRIMIAMALALEPALIIADEPTTALDVTVQAQVMDLLAELQRELRMGLVLITHDLGVVADVADRIAVMYAGRIVESAPVHDIYKAPAHPYTRGLLDSIPRLDQKGQELYAIKGLPPNLMHIPPGCAFHPRCPMARDLCRTDVPPLYDVEPSDGIRTSACHFWRECLDDHEGHTG; via the coding sequence ATGCTGCTGGAAGTGCGGGATCTGCATGTGGAGTTCAGGACGCGGGACGGGATCGCCAAGGCCGTCAACGGGGTCGACTACGGGGTGGACGAGGGGCAGACCCTGGCCGTGCTCGGGGAGTCCGGCTCCGGGAAGTCGGTCACCGCGCAGGCGATCATGGGCATCCTCGACATGCCGCCCGGGAGGATCACCGGCGGCGAGATCCTCTTCAAGGGCCAGGACCTGCTGAAGCTCAAGGAGGAGGAGCGCCGCAAGGTCCGCGGCGCCGAGATGGCGATGATCTTCCAGGACGCGCTGTCGTCCCTGAACCCCGTGCTGAGCGTCGGCGACCAGCTCGGCGAGATGTTCGTCGTGCACCGGGGCATGACGAAGAAGGACGCCCGCGCCAAGGCCGTCGAGCTGATGGACCGGGTCCGCATCCCGGCCGCCGGGGAACGCGTAAGGGACTATCCGCACCAGTTCTCCGGCGGCATGCGCCAGCGCATCATGATCGCCATGGCGCTGGCCCTCGAACCCGCGCTGATCATCGCCGACGAACCGACGACCGCACTGGATGTCACCGTCCAGGCCCAGGTCATGGACCTCCTGGCCGAACTCCAGCGTGAACTGCGCATGGGGCTCGTCCTCATCACCCACGACCTCGGCGTCGTCGCGGACGTCGCCGACCGCATCGCCGTGATGTACGCGGGCCGGATCGTGGAGTCCGCCCCGGTCCACGACATCTACAAGGCCCCGGCCCACCCGTACACCCGCGGCCTCCTCGACTCGATCCCGCGCCTGGACCAGAAGGGCCAGGAGCTGTACGCGATCAAGGGCCTGCCGCCCAACCTCATGCACATCCCGCCCGGCTGCGCCTTCCACCCCCGCTGCCCCATGGCCCGCGACCTGTGCCGGACCGACGTACCCCCGCTGTACGACGTGGAGCCGTCGGACGGGATCCGGACGAGCGCCTGCCACTTCTGGAGGGAGTGCCTCGATGACCACGAAGGCCACACCGGCTGA
- a CDS encoding ABC transporter ATP-binding protein — translation MTTKATPAEPILEVNGLVKHYPLTRGILFKKQVGAVKAVDGVDFALGAGETLGIVGESGCGKSTVAKMLVNLERPTAGSIRYKGEDITRLSGKALKTVRRNIQMVFQDPYTSLNPRMTVGDIVGEPYDIHPEVAPKGDRRRRVQELLDVVGLNPEYIHRYPHQFSGGQRQRIGIARGLALRPEIIVADEPVSALDVSVQAQVINLLDQLQGEFGLSYVFIAHDLSIVRHISDRVGVMYLGRIVEIGRDAEIYDHPTHPYTQALLSAVPVPDPEAREHRERIILFGDVPSPTNIPSGCRFRTRCWKAQERCALEVPLLAVPAEFRLTAGPAAHDSACHFAEEKQVVPPEEPSDDPEDDHRDGSE, via the coding sequence ATGACCACGAAGGCCACACCGGCTGAGCCGATCCTGGAGGTCAACGGCCTGGTCAAGCACTACCCGCTCACCCGGGGCATCCTCTTCAAGAAGCAGGTCGGCGCGGTGAAGGCCGTCGACGGCGTCGACTTCGCCCTGGGTGCGGGGGAAACCCTCGGCATCGTCGGCGAGTCCGGCTGCGGCAAGTCCACGGTCGCCAAGATGCTGGTCAACCTGGAACGGCCGACGGCCGGTTCGATCCGCTACAAGGGCGAGGACATCACCAGGCTCTCCGGCAAGGCCCTCAAGACCGTCCGCCGCAACATCCAGATGGTCTTCCAGGACCCGTACACCTCCCTCAACCCCCGCATGACCGTGGGCGACATCGTCGGAGAGCCGTACGACATCCACCCCGAGGTCGCGCCCAAGGGAGACCGCCGGCGCCGGGTGCAGGAACTCCTCGACGTGGTCGGCCTCAACCCCGAGTACATCCACCGCTATCCGCACCAGTTCTCCGGCGGGCAGCGCCAACGCATCGGCATCGCCCGCGGGTTGGCGCTCCGCCCGGAGATCATCGTCGCCGACGAACCCGTCTCCGCCCTCGACGTCTCCGTCCAGGCCCAGGTCATCAACCTGCTGGACCAACTCCAGGGCGAGTTCGGACTGTCGTACGTCTTCATCGCGCACGACCTGTCCATCGTGCGGCACATCTCCGACCGGGTCGGCGTGATGTACCTCGGACGGATCGTGGAGATCGGCCGCGACGCCGAGATCTACGATCACCCGACGCATCCCTACACCCAGGCACTGCTGTCCGCCGTGCCCGTGCCGGACCCCGAGGCGCGCGAGCACCGGGAGCGGATCATCCTCTTCGGCGACGTGCCCTCCCCGACGAACATCCCGTCCGGGTGCCGCTTCCGCACCCGCTGCTGGAAGGCCCAGGAGCGCTGTGCGCTGGAGGTGCCGCTGCTCGCGGTCCCGGCGGAGTTCCGGCTCACGGCCGGCCCGGCGGCCCATGACTCGGCCTGCCATTTCGCGGAGGAGAAACAGGTGGTGCCGCCGGAGGAGCCGAGCGACGATCCCGAGGACGATCATAGGGATGGGTCGGAATAG